Within Eggerthella sp. YY7918, the genomic segment CTTCTGCTCATAACCAGGCTCGCGCAGATGCACGTGCATGTCTACCAGGCCGGGCACCACAATCTTGCCGCCGAGGTCGCGCTCGACACCCTTCTCCATGGTCAGGCCGCTGCCGATCTCGACAATCTTGCCGTCGCGCACCAGGATGTCAGCCGTTTCGTTCAGACCGACCTGCGGGTCGATCACATGCGCATTCTTAAGCAGTAAGGCCATCTTCGCTCCCTCCAAGCAGCAGGTACATTTCGGCCATGCGGGTCAAGATGCCCGCATAGACCTGATCGAGAATGACCGAGCGCTTCGGGTGATCGGCCATGTAGCTGTCCAGTTCGACGCCGCGGTTGATGGGGCCGGGATGACAGATGAGGGCATCGGGCTTCATGAGCGGCTCGCGCTCCTTCGTAAGACCGTAGAGCATGTTGTACTCACGCAGGCTGGGGTACGGCGCACCTTCCAGACGCTCGCGCTGAATGCGCAGCATGTACACCACATCCAGGTCGGGAAGCACTTCGTCAAGCTTCGTGGTCACATGATCGGCGCCCAAAACGTCGGGACGCGCAGGAAGCAGCGTAGGCGGCGCGATAACCGTTACCTCACAGCCCATGATCTTGAGTGCCGGGATCAGGCTGCCACACACACGAGAGTGGCCGATGTCGCCCACCACGCCCACCTTGAGGCCGTTGAGGTCGCCCTTGACTTCCCAGATGGAGTACAGGTCGAGCAGAGCCTGCGTCGGGTGCTGATGCTTGCCGTCACCCGCATCGATCACATGCGCGCCGGATACGTCGGCGATGAGGCGCGGCACGCCCGCGTGCTTGTCACGTACGATAATCATATCAATCTTGTAAGCACAGAGCGTCTCCACCGTGTCCACGAGGCTCTCGCCCTTCACCAAGGAGGTAGAGCTGCCACCGAAGTTCAGGCTGTTCGCGGAAAGACGCTTTTCGGCGATCTCGAACGACGAGCGCGTACGCGTGGACGGCTCGTTGAACATGTTCACCACCGTGACACCCTTCAAGGTAGGAACTTGC encodes:
- a CDS encoding aspartate carbamoyltransferase catalytic subunit gives rise to the protein MAFNHKHLIDITEYSADDIMTVLETATRFKEVNERRIKQVPTLKGVTVVNMFNEPSTRTRSSFEIAEKRLSANSLNFGGSSTSLVKGESLVDTVETLCAYKIDMIIVRDKHAGVPRLIADVSGAHVIDAGDGKHQHPTQALLDLYSIWEVKGDLNGLKVGVVGDIGHSRVCGSLIPALKIMGCEVTVIAPPTLLPARPDVLGADHVTTKLDEVLPDLDVVYMLRIQRERLEGAPYPSLREYNMLYGLTKEREPLMKPDALICHPGPINRGVELDSYMADHPKRSVILDQVYAGILTRMAEMYLLLGGSEDGLTA